A single genomic interval of Caballeronia sp. SL2Y3 harbors:
- a CDS encoding ABC transporter substrate-binding protein has product MHQRRRIVTLALASIVSGAFANQALAGTPEAQKWVDSEFQPSTLSKQQQMDEMKWFIDTAAKLKSQGVKEIHVVSETIDTHTYESKTLAAAFSEITGIQVKHDIIQEGDVVEKLQTSMQSGQSIYDGWISDSDLIGTHYRYGVIVPLSDYMAGEGKEYTNPGLDLKDFIGTSFTTAPDKKLYQLPDQQFANLYWFRADWFARKDLQDKFKAKYGYDLGVPVNWSAYEDIAEFFTNDVKNIDGEKVYGHMDYGKKDPSLGWRFTDAWLSMAGAADKGIPNGMPVDEWGIRVTPDGCHPVGASVSRGGGTNSPAAVYATTKYIDWLKKYAPPEASGMTFSEAGPVPAQGRIAQQVFWYTAFTASMLKPGNVTNADGTPKWRMAPSPHGAYWKDGMQNGYQDVGSWTFFKSTPPKQRAAAWLYAQFVTSKSVSLKKSIVGLTFIRDSDIHSDYFTKNADKYGGLIEFYRSPARVAWTPTGNNVPDYPKMAQLWWKNVGTAVAGEKTPQAAMDNLAKEMDQVLARLQRAGMKVCAPELNPQSDPSKWLSDEHAPWKRLSNEKPKGETVKYEQLLSAWKAGKVR; this is encoded by the coding sequence ATGCATCAGAGGAGACGGATCGTCACGCTGGCATTGGCGAGCATCGTGTCAGGCGCCTTCGCGAATCAGGCGCTCGCGGGCACGCCCGAGGCGCAAAAATGGGTGGACAGCGAGTTTCAACCGAGCACGCTTTCGAAACAGCAGCAGATGGACGAGATGAAATGGTTCATCGACACCGCTGCGAAACTCAAATCGCAGGGCGTCAAGGAGATTCATGTCGTGTCGGAAACCATCGACACGCATACCTACGAATCCAAGACGCTTGCGGCCGCATTCAGTGAGATCACCGGCATTCAGGTGAAGCACGACATCATTCAGGAAGGCGACGTCGTCGAGAAATTGCAGACCTCGATGCAATCCGGGCAAAGCATCTACGACGGCTGGATTTCGGACTCCGACCTGATCGGCACGCACTATCGCTATGGCGTGATCGTCCCGCTGTCCGATTACATGGCAGGGGAGGGCAAGGAATATACGAACCCCGGGCTCGACCTGAAAGACTTCATCGGCACGAGCTTTACGACCGCGCCCGACAAGAAGCTCTATCAGCTTCCCGACCAACAGTTCGCGAATCTCTACTGGTTCCGCGCGGACTGGTTCGCACGCAAGGATCTGCAAGACAAGTTCAAGGCCAAGTATGGCTACGATCTCGGCGTGCCGGTCAACTGGTCCGCGTACGAAGACATCGCCGAGTTCTTTACGAACGATGTGAAAAACATCGACGGAGAGAAAGTCTACGGCCATATGGATTACGGCAAGAAGGACCCTTCGCTTGGCTGGCGCTTCACGGACGCGTGGCTTTCCATGGCGGGCGCAGCGGACAAGGGCATTCCGAACGGCATGCCCGTCGACGAATGGGGCATTCGCGTGACGCCGGACGGTTGTCATCCGGTGGGTGCGTCGGTGTCGCGCGGGGGCGGCACCAACAGCCCGGCAGCCGTTTACGCGACGACCAAATACATCGACTGGCTCAAGAAATACGCGCCGCCAGAAGCGTCGGGCATGACCTTCAGCGAGGCCGGCCCGGTGCCCGCGCAAGGCCGGATTGCGCAACAGGTGTTCTGGTACACCGCGTTCACGGCCTCGATGCTCAAGCCGGGCAACGTCACGAATGCGGACGGCACGCCGAAGTGGCGCATGGCGCCTTCGCCGCACGGCGCTTACTGGAAGGACGGCATGCAGAACGGCTATCAGGATGTCGGCTCGTGGACGTTCTTCAAGTCGACGCCGCCGAAGCAGCGAGCCGCCGCGTGGCTGTACGCGCAGTTCGTCACGTCGAAGAGCGTGTCGCTGAAGAAGTCGATTGTCGGTCTCACGTTCATTCGCGACTCCGATATTCATAGCGACTACTTCACGAAAAACGCGGACAAGTACGGCGGCCTGATCGAGTTCTATCGCAGTCCGGCGCGCGTCGCGTGGACGCCGACCGGCAACAACGTGCCCGATTATCCGAAGATGGCGCAGCTCTGGTGGAAGAACGTGGGCACCGCGGTCGCGGGTGAAAAGACTCCGCAAGCTGCAATGGACAACCTCGCGAAGGAAATGGATCAGGTGTTGGCCCGTTTGCAGCGAGCCGGAATGAAGGTTTGCGCGCCGGAATTGAATCCGCAAAGCGATCCGTCCAAGTGGCTGTCCGACGAGCACGCGCCCTGGAAGCGGCTTTCCAACGAGAAGCCGAAGGGCGAGACCGTGAAGTATGAGCAGTTGCTGTCGGCTTGGAAGGCGGGCAAGGTGCGGTAG
- a CDS encoding DUF2160 domain-containing protein codes for MFTWMYWTPEVAIFFACIVVMLGGMTVWELRSPTHERKGFLPIPTTRGDRLFIGLLTAAYINLAWLAISAEGSSSWPGFAASVLILLAIMWKG; via the coding sequence ATGTTCACCTGGATGTACTGGACCCCCGAGGTCGCGATCTTCTTCGCCTGCATCGTCGTGATGCTGGGCGGCATGACCGTATGGGAACTGCGCTCGCCCACGCATGAACGCAAGGGCTTTCTGCCTATCCCGACGACTCGCGGTGACCGGCTGTTCATCGGCCTCTTGACTGCGGCGTATATCAATCTCGCGTGGCTCGCAATCAGCGCCGAGGGCTCCAGTTCATGGCCGGGCTTCGCGGCCTCCGTGCTGATATTGCTCGCGATCATGTGGAAGGGCTAG
- a CDS encoding carbohydrate ABC transporter permease gives MQDKRRWMRTSMLVVYVLFALIPLYWMVSISLRTNEETMATFATLPQHATLANYKVIFTDPSWYWGYINSIIYVLMNTVMSVLVALPAAYAFSRYRFLGDKHMFFWLLTNRMTPPAVFLLPFFQLYSSVGLTDTYIAVALAHMLFNVPLAVWILEGFMSGVSREIDETAYIDGYTFPAFFVKIFLPLIKSGVGVTAFFCFMFSWVELLLARTLTSVNAKPIAAVMTRTVSAAGMDWGVLSAAGVLTIVPGALVIYFVRNYIAKGFAMGRV, from the coding sequence ATGCAGGATAAGCGCCGCTGGATGCGGACGTCGATGCTCGTCGTCTATGTGCTGTTCGCGCTCATTCCGCTTTACTGGATGGTTTCCATCTCGCTGCGCACGAACGAGGAAACCATGGCGACCTTCGCCACGCTGCCGCAGCACGCGACGTTGGCGAACTACAAGGTGATCTTCACCGATCCTTCGTGGTACTGGGGCTACATCAATTCGATCATCTACGTGTTGATGAACACGGTGATGTCGGTGCTGGTCGCGTTGCCCGCCGCGTACGCGTTCTCGCGATATCGCTTTCTGGGCGACAAGCACATGTTCTTCTGGCTGCTGACCAACCGCATGACGCCGCCCGCCGTATTCCTGCTGCCATTCTTCCAACTTTATTCGAGCGTCGGCCTCACCGACACGTACATTGCCGTCGCGCTCGCGCACATGCTGTTCAACGTGCCGCTTGCCGTGTGGATTCTCGAAGGCTTCATGTCGGGCGTCTCCCGTGAAATAGACGAAACCGCGTACATAGACGGTTATACGTTTCCCGCTTTCTTCGTGAAGATCTTTCTGCCGCTCATCAAGTCGGGCGTCGGCGTGACGGCATTCTTCTGCTTCATGTTCAGCTGGGTGGAACTGCTGCTCGCGCGCACGCTGACGTCGGTCAACGCGAAACCTATCGCTGCCGTGATGACGCGGACCGTGTCGGCGGCCGGCATGGATTGGGGCGTACTCTCGGCGGCGGGCGTGCTGACTATCGTTCCCGGCGCGCTGGTGATCTACTTCGTGCGCAACTACATCGCGAAGGGCTTCGCGATGGGGAGAGTGTGA
- a CDS encoding carbohydrate ABC transporter permease, whose protein sequence is MNKPVNQKAWLLVIPVFICVAFSAILPLMTVVNYSVQDIIGPTQHVFVGTEWFRNIMTDPDLREALGRQVIFSACVLLFEIPLGVGLALSMPASGWRASATLIVLAMPLLIPWNVVGTIWQIFGRPDIGLLGYWLNSLGFDYNYTASPTAAWITVLVMDIWHWTPLVALLCYAGLRAIPDAFYQAAEIDGASRFAVFRYIELPKMRGVLMIAVLLRFMDSFMIYTEPFVLTGGGPGNSTTFLSQYLTQKAVGQFDLGPAAAFSLIYFLIILLLCFILYSWMSRVGKGGIAAQGADHAG, encoded by the coding sequence ATGAACAAGCCCGTCAATCAGAAAGCATGGCTGCTGGTCATTCCGGTATTCATCTGCGTCGCGTTCTCCGCGATCCTGCCGCTGATGACGGTGGTCAATTATTCGGTGCAGGACATCATCGGGCCGACTCAGCACGTGTTCGTCGGTACCGAATGGTTTCGCAACATCATGACCGATCCAGATTTGCGCGAGGCGCTCGGCAGGCAGGTCATATTCTCCGCGTGCGTCCTGCTGTTCGAGATTCCATTGGGCGTGGGTCTCGCATTGTCGATGCCGGCTTCCGGATGGCGCGCATCGGCGACGCTCATCGTGCTTGCCATGCCGTTGCTGATTCCATGGAACGTGGTGGGCACGATCTGGCAGATCTTCGGTCGGCCGGATATCGGACTGCTCGGCTACTGGCTGAATAGTCTCGGCTTCGACTACAACTACACGGCGAGTCCCACGGCCGCATGGATCACCGTGCTCGTGATGGACATCTGGCACTGGACCCCGCTCGTCGCGCTGCTGTGCTATGCGGGCTTGCGCGCGATTCCGGACGCCTTCTATCAGGCCGCGGAAATAGATGGCGCGAGCCGCTTCGCGGTATTTCGCTACATCGAACTGCCGAAGATGCGCGGCGTGCTGATGATCGCCGTGTTGCTGCGCTTCATGGACAGCTTCATGATCTACACCGAGCCGTTCGTGCTGACAGGCGGCGGCCCCGGCAATTCCACTACATTCCTCAGTCAGTATCTGACTCAGAAAGCGGTCGGTCAGTTCGACCTCGGCCCGGCGGCGGCTTTCTCGCTGATCTATTTCCTCATCATTCTGCTGCTTTGCTTCATTCTCTATAGCTGGATGAGCCGCGTAGGCAAAGGCGGGATCGCCGCCCAAGGAGCCGACCATGCAGGATAA